GCCGAACGCCGCGCGCATCGTGGTAAGTTGCGGCGCCTCGCCGCGCGCCTCGCCCGCTGACATCAAAATGCCGCTGACGATCGCCTTGCATCGCTGCACCGCCGCGTCCATATCGGCCAGATCCTCCTGCAATTCGCGGTCGTCCTCCAGCCGCGCCGCGGCTTTCCAGTCGCCGATCAGCACCGACAGGGTCGAGAGCGGCGTGCCAAGCTCATGCGCCGCGCCCGAGGCGAGCAGCCCCATGCGCACGATATGATCCTCCTCCGCCGCGCGCTGGCGGCTCGCCGCGAGCGCCGCGTCGCTGTCGCGCAGATTGCGGCTGATCCGCGTGACGAAGGCGACGAGCAGGACGGCAATCAGCAGGAAGCAGACGAAGCTGCCCTTGAGATACAGTCCCATCGGATCAGCGGCATAGGCGGGCGGCAGCACGAGCGGCGTCGGGTCGATGCGGAGCGCCGCGAGGGCAATCAACGCGGCGACCACGATCGCCCAGGATGAGCGCGGGGTGAGCAGGATCGCGCCGATCACGACTTGCAGCAGGAACAGCGACGCGAAGGGATTGGCGAGGCCGCCGCTATGGTGGAGCTGCCAGCCAAGCGCGGCGACATCGAAGAGCAGCGCCGCGGTCAGTTCGGCATTGGTCACCGCGCGGCCGCGGCGCAGCAGGGCGGCGCTGGCGAGGTTGATCGCGATGAGCACGAGGATCGCGCCGAGCAGCGGCGCACGCTCGAGCGAAATGCCCATCGGTCCGCTGACGATGCCGATCGTCGCCAGCTGCCCGCCCACCGCGAGCCAGCGCAGCTGGATCAGCAGCGCCATGTTGCGGCGGCCGGCGGGCGCCGTGCTGGGCGCCGGCGGCAGGATCGAAAGGTCGGTCATCAGTCGCGACTATGCCACAGTCGCCACGCAAAAAAGAGACTGAGTGCGCTGAGCGCGAACCAGGTCAGTGCGTAGACGAGGTGATTGTCGCGAAAGCGCACCACCGTCAGTCCCCCGACCGGATAGCCGCCGGGGTTCGGCGCCGCATCGGCATCGACGAAATAGGGGGCCACCCGTCCCAGCCCCCGCGCCTTGGCGATCGCCGCGACATCGCGCGAGTACCAGCGACCCGCAGCCGGATCATTTGCACGCAGGAAGGCGCCGTCGGGCTCGCTCACGCGCAACAGGCCGGTTATCCTCACCGGTCCCGCGACATTGCCCGCCGCCCGCGTCGCGGCGTCGCGCCGGTTCGCCGGCACAAACCCGCGATTGACAAGCAGCGTGAAGCGCGGCGTTTCGAGCGGTGTCAGCACCCAGAATCCCGCGCCGCGCTCGGTCACTGCCTGAATCAAAGTCTCGCGATCGTGGCGGAACACGCCGGTCGCGGTAACGCGGAGATAGGCGTCATCCTTTGCGTTGATCCGCGGCCAGGCATCCGGCCCCGGCGCGGCGACCGGCGCGGCATGGATGCGCGCATCGACCGCGGCGACCAGCTCATGCTTCCACGCGCGCCGCTCGACCTGCCACACACCGAGCCCCGCCAGAAGCACGGCCGCGATCAGCGCCGCCGCGGCAAAACCCGCGCGGCGGGCGCGCGTCACGGCGCCCGGCTCTCGAGCCGGCTCGTCGGTTCGTGCGGCATCGGCATCATGTTGGTGTTGAGGTGGTGCATCACCCACAGCGACCCCGCGAGCATGATGACGACGACGATGACGGTAAAGACGAGCGAGGTCAGCGACCAGCCGCCCTCCGCCTTCGGCGTCATATGCAGGAAAAAGACCATGTGGACGACGATCTGCACCACCGCAAAGGCCATGATGATCGCGCCGGTCGTGCCCGCGCTCAGCGGCATTGTCATCACCAGCCAGAAGGGGATGGCGGTCAGGATCACCGACAGCACAAAACCGATGACATAGTCGCGCATCGTCGCGTGCGGCATCTCGATCTCGCCATGACCGTGCGCGGCGTGGGGGTCGGCGCTCATCGCAGCACTCCCGTCAGATAGACAAAGGTGAAGACGCCGATCCACACGACGTCGAGGAAGTGCCAGAACATGCTAAGGCACATCACCCGGCGCTTGTTCGCGGCGATCAGCCCGTGCTTCGACAATTGCACCATCAAGGTCACCAGCCAGATGATACCAAAAGTGACGTGCAGCCCGTGGGTGCCGACGAGGGTGAAAAAGGCCGAGAGGAAGGCGCTGCGCTGCGGCGTCGCGCCGATCTCGATCAGATGGTGGAACTCATAAAGCTCGATGCCGAGGAAGGCGAGCCCGAACAGGCCGGTGACGGCGAGCCACAGCTGGACGCCCTTCACCCTGCCCTGCTGCATCTGGAGCACCGCAAAGCCATAGGTGATCGACGAGAAGAGCAGCATCGCGGTGTTGAGCGCGATCAGTTTCAGGTCGAACAGATCCTTCGGCGCCGGCCCGGCGGCATAGCTGCCGCCGAGCACCGCATAGCAGGCAAAGAGGATTGCGAAGATGAGGCAATCGCTCATCAGATAGATCCAGAAGCCCAGCATCGTGCTGTGCCCTTCGGGATGCGGATGTTCGTCGAGGTCGTAGAAGCGGACAGGCTCGTCGGCGGTCAGGGTCGTAGCACTCATCGCATCAGGCTCCGGCCGCCAGCTGGCGGGTGCGCGCGCCCTCGATCGCCGCGACGGTCGCCGCCGGAATGTCGAAATCGCGCTTGTAGTTGAAGGTGTGGATGATCGCCC
This DNA window, taken from Sphingopyxis alaskensis RB2256, encodes the following:
- a CDS encoding ATP-binding protein — translated: MTDLSILPPAPSTAPAGRRNMALLIQLRWLAVGGQLATIGIVSGPMGISLERAPLLGAILVLIAINLASAALLRRGRAVTNAELTAALLFDVAALGWQLHHSGGLANPFASLFLLQVVIGAILLTPRSSWAIVVAALIALAALRIDPTPLVLPPAYAADPMGLYLKGSFVCFLLIAVLLVAFVTRISRNLRDSDAALAASRQRAAEEDHIVRMGLLASGAAHELGTPLSTLSVLIGDWKAAARLEDDRELQEDLADMDAAVQRCKAIVSGILMSAGEARGEAPQLTTMRAAFGEIVAHARAARRPDTLEFHDRFGADVAIVSDPALRQVIGNVLDNAAEVSPGWTSFTASRDGEMLVIEIADRGPGFSDEMIDGFGQPYRSTKGRPGGGLGLFLLVNVLRKLGGGATVANRDEGGALVRIWLPIAALARLGGGTA
- a CDS encoding SURF1 family protein; protein product: MTRARRAGFAAAALIAAVLLAGLGVWQVERRAWKHELVAAVDARIHAAPVAAPGPDAWPRINAKDDAYLRVTATGVFRHDRETLIQAVTERGAGFWVLTPLETPRFTLLVNRGFVPANRRDAATRAAGNVAGPVRITGLLRVSEPDGAFLRANDPAAGRWYSRDVAAIAKARGLGRVAPYFVDADAAPNPGGYPVGGLTVVRFRDNHLVYALTWFALSALSLFFAWRLWHSRD
- the cyoD gene encoding cytochrome o ubiquinol oxidase subunit IV, translated to MSADPHAAHGHGEIEMPHATMRDYVIGFVLSVILTAIPFWLVMTMPLSAGTTGAIIMAFAVVQIVVHMVFFLHMTPKAEGGWSLTSLVFTVIVVVIMLAGSLWVMHHLNTNMMPMPHEPTSRLESRAP
- the cyoC gene encoding cytochrome o ubiquinol oxidase subunit III, coding for MSATTLTADEPVRFYDLDEHPHPEGHSTMLGFWIYLMSDCLIFAILFACYAVLGGSYAAGPAPKDLFDLKLIALNTAMLLFSSITYGFAVLQMQQGRVKGVQLWLAVTGLFGLAFLGIELYEFHHLIEIGATPQRSAFLSAFFTLVGTHGLHVTFGIIWLVTLMVQLSKHGLIAANKRRVMCLSMFWHFLDVVWIGVFTFVYLTGVLR